In Acanthochromis polyacanthus isolate Apoly-LR-REF ecotype Palm Island chromosome 15, KAUST_Apoly_ChrSc, whole genome shotgun sequence, a single genomic region encodes these proteins:
- the LOC110949982 gene encoding LOW QUALITY PROTEIN: golgin subfamily A member 4 (The sequence of the model RefSeq protein was modified relative to this genomic sequence to represent the inferred CDS: inserted 1 base in 1 codon; deleted 1 base in 1 codon), with protein GFFAVSQEQTESDEKWRRRKIQKDFTRLQKDMRQLRKEHEHDLEYMKKELLEESEKKLKLELEDINMKHNSTXKQLMREVNTQMALKEKELDTAVKETIAKAQSVEAELISSHREEAGQLRKEISQKEDDLHRTVQKYEQVIQSREEEMGDRVWQVQKQLEELQARSQSASETPVTPEDLQAQLAEKTTLLSEARLKEQEFVERIHSLEDKIKCFHRNTVVTHLGSTFRDPGYSPSDAVSEPIEMEYLRKVLFEYMMGRETKTMAKVITSMLKFPPDQAQKVLDKENSKPIPWLVSLD; from the exons GGATTCTTTGCAGTCTCTCAAGAACAAACTGAGTCAGATGAAAAGTGGAGAAGGAGGAAAATCCAAAAGGACTTCACCAGGCTACAGAAAGACATGCGACAACTGAGGAAGGAGCATGAACATGACCTAGAATACATGAAGAAAGAGCTGTTAGAGGAGAGTGAGAAAAAGCTGAA ACTCGAGTTAGAAGACATAAACATGAAGCACAACTCTA ATAAGCAGTTAATGAGGGAGGTCAACACACAGATGGCTTTGAAAGAG AAGGAGCTTGATACAGCAGTGAAGGAGACCATTG CGAAGGCCCAGAGCGTTGAAGCAGAGCTCATCAGCAGCCATCGGGAGGAGGCCGGTCAGCTGAGGAAGGAGATTTCGCAGAAGGAGGATGATTTGCACAGAACTGTTCAGAAATATGAACAGGTTATTCAG agtcGAGAGGAGGAGATGGGAGACAGAGTGTGGCAGGTTCAGAAACAACTGGAGGAGTTACAAGCAAGGAGCCAAAGTGCTTCAGAG acACCAGTGACCCCAGAAGATCTACAG GCTCAACTTGCTGAAAAGACCACTTTGTTGAGCGAGGCTCGGCTGAAGGAGCAGGAGTTTGTCGAGAGA ATTCACTCGCTTGAGGACAAGATTAAATGCTTCCACCGAAACACTGTCGTAACTCACCTCGGGAGCACATTCAGAG ATCCTGGATACAGTCCCTCTGATGCCGTCTCTGAACCCATTGAGATGGAGTATCTGAGGAAGGTGCTGTTTGAGTACATGATGGGACGAGAAACGAAA ACGATGGCCAAAGTGATTACCTCCATGCTCAAGTTTCCTCCAGACCAAGCGCAAAAGGTTTTGGacaaagaaaactcaaaacCAATT CCTTGGCTAGTGTCACTTGATTAG